The following proteins come from a genomic window of Lycium ferocissimum isolate CSIRO_LF1 chromosome 4, AGI_CSIRO_Lferr_CH_V1, whole genome shotgun sequence:
- the LOC132053889 gene encoding TMV resistance protein N-like, producing MELICLRSLSLCSRLWLDQIIELSSPNWKAEECIQEIVDKICQVPIIAKYHVGIRSRIEEVKSLLNVESGGVYFVGIWGLGGVGKTTIAREIFDEISCQFEGSCFLANVRRALEKHGQEGGLQHLQQKLLSKILKYSVKVANFARGGKMTSQMLRFKKVLVVLDDMDDCHQLEYLAGKRDWFGDGSRVITTTRNIDLLSKHDVLYRVPELTNHEALELFSWYAFHQGTPVKDFEELSCCVVDYAEGLPLSLEVLGNFLYNQGMEEQRSALDRLKDFRDGKIVRLLSSGLDALGNEYKNMFLHIACFLRGKKKEDVITVLDRLGFNSVNGIDVLKRSFLYISEGKIEMHDSIAQMGQQVARDAEQGKPWNCSRLWHEKDVKTLLLQIRNLYLSNEM from the exons atgGAATTGATTTGTCTTAGATCATTGAGCTTGTGTTCTCGTCTTTGGTTGGATCAAATCATTGAACTTTCTAGCCCAAATTG GAAAGCTGAAGAATGTATTCAGGAAATTGTTGACAAGATTTGTCAGGTTCCAATTATTGCAAAATATCACGTGGGAATCAGATCTCGCATAGAGGAAGTAAAATCATTGTTGAATGTTGAATCTGGCGGTGTTTATTTTGTCGGGATCTGGGGATTGGGTGGTGTTGGGAAGACAACCATTGCAAGAGAAATTTTTGATGAGATCTCTTGTCAATTTGAAGGGTCTTGTTTTCTTGCAAATGTTAGGAGAGCCTTGGAAAAACATGGGCAGGAAGGCGGCCTACAACATTTGCAACAGAAGCTTCTTTCTAAGATCTTGAAATACTCTGTGAAAGTAGCAAATTTTGCCAGAGGAGGCAAAATGACAAGCCAAATGCTTCGTTTCAAGAAGGTTCTAGTTGTTCTTGATGATATGGATGACTGCCACCAGTTGGAATATTTAGCTGGAAAACGTGATTGGTTTGGTGATGGCAGCAGGGTCATTACAACAACTAGAAACATTGATTTACTTAGCAAGCATGATGTGTTATATCGTGTCCCAGAACTGACTAACCATGAGGCATTAGAACTTTTTAGTTGGTACGCCTTTCATCAAGGAACTCCAGTTAAAGACTTTGAAGAGCTCTCGTGTTGTGTAGTAGATTATGCTGAAGGCTTACCCTTATCTCTGGAGGTCTTGGGTAATTTTCTATACAATCAAGGGATGGAAGAGCAGAGAAGTGCATTAGATAGACTCAAAGATTTCAGAGATGGGAAAATTGTTAGGCTACTCAGCTCAGGTCTAGATGCATTGGGGAACGAATACAAGAATATGTTTCTTCATATTGCATGCTTCcttagaggaaaaaagaaagaagatgtgATTACAGTACTGGATAGACTTGGCTTCAATTCAGTAAATGGAATAGATGTCCTTAAAAGATCATTTTTATATATCTCAGAAGGAAAGATTGAGATGCATGATTCGATAGCACAAATGGGTCAGCAAGTGGCACGTGATGCTGAGCAGGGCAAGCCATGGAATTGCAGTAGACTGTGGCATGAAAAAGATGTGAAAACTCTTCTTCTGCAAATCAG AAATTTGTATCTGAGTAATGAAATGTAG